A single Streptomyces sannanensis DNA region contains:
- a CDS encoding ATP/GTP-binding protein yields the protein MAFGRSSRSTPTVEPVTLKILVAGGFGVGKTTLVGAVSEIRPLRTEETLTEAGRPVDDTSGVERKSTTTVAMDFGRLTLREDLVLYLFGTPGQDRFWFLWDELAQGALGAVVLADTRRLEDCFAAVDYFERRDIPFVLTVNCFDGADRYPAEAVRSALDLDPEVPVLLCDARERESVKEILVAVVEHAAMLGARRRGSVPV from the coding sequence ATGGCCTTCGGGCGCTCTAGCCGCAGCACGCCTACGGTCGAACCGGTGACGCTGAAGATCCTGGTGGCAGGCGGCTTCGGTGTGGGCAAGACCACTCTGGTCGGCGCGGTCAGCGAGATCAGACCCCTGCGCACCGAGGAGACACTCACCGAGGCCGGACGGCCCGTGGACGACACCTCGGGCGTCGAGCGGAAGAGCACCACCACGGTGGCCATGGACTTCGGGCGGCTCACGCTGCGCGAGGACCTGGTGCTCTATCTCTTCGGCACCCCCGGACAGGACCGGTTCTGGTTCCTCTGGGACGAGCTGGCGCAGGGTGCGCTGGGCGCGGTCGTCCTGGCCGACACCCGCCGCCTGGAGGACTGCTTCGCCGCCGTCGACTACTTCGAGCGGCGGGACATTCCCTTCGTCCTCACGGTGAACTGTTTCGACGGGGCGGACCGCTATCCCGCCGAAGCGGTACGGTCGGCCCTCGACCTGGATCCTGAGGTGCCGGTGCTGTTGTGCGACGCCCGCGAGCGGGAGTCCGTCAAGGAGATCCTGGTGGCGGTCGTGGAGCACGCCGCGATGCTGGGCGCCCGGCGCCGCGGTTCGGTCCCGGTCTGA
- a CDS encoding DUF742 domain-containing protein, with product MRCGWEGVSGEGQQPHHWFDDDAGPVVRPYAMTRGRTTSINQHRLDLIAVVVPEPAADDPGRDQLLSPEHVEIVERCSEAPQSIAELAAGLDLPVGVVRVLVGDLVEDELVHVNRPVPPAELPDENILREVINGLRAL from the coding sequence ATGAGGTGTGGCTGGGAGGGCGTGAGCGGCGAGGGCCAGCAGCCGCACCACTGGTTCGACGACGACGCCGGGCCGGTCGTACGCCCGTACGCGATGACCCGTGGGCGCACCACCAGCATCAACCAGCACCGGCTCGACCTGATCGCCGTGGTCGTCCCCGAGCCGGCCGCCGACGACCCCGGCCGTGACCAACTGCTCTCCCCGGAGCATGTGGAGATCGTCGAGCGGTGCAGCGAGGCCCCGCAGTCGATCGCCGAGCTGGCCGCGGGGCTGGACCTCCCTGTCGGCGTGGTCCGGGTGCTCGTCGGCGACCTCGTCGAGGACGAGCTGGTGCATGTGAACCGACCCGTTCCGCCGGCGGAACTGCCGGACGAGAACATTCTTCGCGAGGTGATCAATGGCCTTCGGGCGCTCTAG
- a CDS encoding roadblock/LC7 domain-containing protein gives MTAPKSSAHNGSGELNWLLDELVERVGSIRKALVLSSDGLPTGRSKDLTREDSEHLAAVASGFHSLAKGVGRHFEAGRVRQTVVELEDAFLFVVAAGDGSCLAVLADADSDVGQVAYEMTLMVKRVGDHLRTPSRAGLPT, from the coding sequence ATGACCGCACCGAAGTCCAGCGCACACAACGGCTCGGGAGAGCTCAACTGGCTCCTCGACGAACTGGTCGAGCGTGTCGGGAGCATCCGCAAGGCGCTGGTGCTCTCCAGCGACGGCCTTCCCACCGGCAGGTCCAAGGACCTCACCCGCGAGGACAGCGAGCACCTGGCGGCCGTCGCCTCCGGGTTCCACAGCCTTGCCAAGGGCGTCGGCCGTCACTTCGAAGCCGGCCGCGTCCGGCAGACCGTGGTGGAACTCGAGGACGCGTTCCTCTTCGTCGTGGCCGCGGGTGACGGCAGCTGCCTCGCCGTGCTGGCGGACGCCGACTCCGACGTCGGTCAGGTCGCGTACGAGATGACACTGATGGTCAAGCGTGTCGGTGACCACCTCAGGACACCGAGCCGGGCCGGTCTGCCCACATGA
- a CDS encoding sensor histidine kinase, whose amino-acid sequence MRFRGKSIRRKIVALLLVPLVSLTGMWGFATVLTGREAADLLDVAHVIDKVGYPMEDTIRVIQEERRQTLIYLADPGASDALAALRGKRDATDGVVAKIRANAADAAVRDELTPGSSERLTSILEALEGIGDLRERVEQSTVTRAQALDLFNHLVDPCYGFLMSLHTLEEVELDRQGRALVGITRAREMLSREDALVASALVDSTVEAGELREISSLIANRELLYDVNLAILPDVEGIIFENFWGGPDTEPLRATEEKLVAQGPTERVRGISASSWEDIAPPVLDWLTEEGTAAGDRYKERVEPAAMNVLIKAGLAGVLGFLALLASIVVSARVARDLIHDLSGLRKEAHEASGVRLPSVMRRLAAGEQVDVETEAPRLEYEKDEIGQVGLALNTLQRAAVEAAVKQAEMRRGISEVFVNLARRNQVLLHRQLTLLDTMERRTEDTEELADLFRLDHLTTRMRRHAEGLVILSGASPSRQWRKPIQLMDVVRAAVAEVEDYERIEVRRLPRIGVSGPAVADLTHLIAELLENATVFSPPHTAVQVLGERVANGFTLEIHDRGLGMTPEALLDANLRLAETPEFELSDTDRLGLFVVSRLAQRQNVRVSLQTSPYGGTTAVVFIPAALLTDAPDTNGVGFRLDRKAADQPVDRTAPDGRRGTLSPLPVGAPAPSLLDGPVELEPPVGALDFDETDRLGVLTPLDTPESARGGLLSAARRDSAADREEHTQADDETDEPGASVRSISGPVPLPRRRRTPTLVSDRGRRVDTKARTHSMPPAEPVREPVRESRADDGPALGGLPRRVRQASLAPQLKADAAARRDGHQSTDAPHHTDCDAEEVRARMTSLQRGWQRGRRQNAEQAAAGDPAHGNTPEGDGR is encoded by the coding sequence ATGCGCTTTCGCGGGAAATCCATCCGCAGGAAGATCGTGGCGTTGTTGCTGGTGCCGCTCGTCTCGCTCACGGGCATGTGGGGGTTCGCGACCGTACTCACGGGACGTGAGGCCGCCGATCTGCTCGATGTCGCGCACGTCATCGACAAGGTCGGCTACCCGATGGAGGACACCATCCGGGTCATCCAGGAGGAGCGCCGCCAGACGCTGATCTATCTCGCGGACCCCGGCGCCTCCGACGCCCTGGCCGCCCTGCGCGGCAAGCGCGACGCCACCGACGGGGTCGTGGCGAAGATCAGGGCCAACGCCGCCGACGCGGCGGTCCGCGACGAACTGACTCCAGGGTCCTCCGAACGCCTCACGTCCATCCTGGAGGCCCTCGAAGGCATCGGTGACCTCCGCGAGAGAGTCGAGCAGAGCACCGTCACCCGCGCCCAGGCACTGGACCTCTTCAACCACCTCGTCGACCCCTGCTACGGCTTCCTCATGTCCCTCCACACCTTGGAGGAAGTGGAGCTGGACAGGCAGGGCCGGGCACTGGTCGGCATCACCCGGGCCCGCGAGATGCTCTCCCGCGAGGACGCGCTGGTCGCGTCCGCGCTCGTGGACAGCACTGTCGAGGCCGGTGAACTGCGCGAGATATCCAGCCTCATCGCCAACCGCGAACTGCTGTACGACGTCAATCTGGCGATCCTGCCCGACGTCGAGGGCATCATCTTCGAGAACTTCTGGGGCGGTCCCGACACCGAGCCGCTGCGCGCCACCGAGGAGAAGCTCGTCGCCCAGGGCCCCACCGAGCGCGTACGCGGCATCAGCGCCTCGAGCTGGGAAGACATCGCGCCGCCGGTCCTCGACTGGCTCACCGAGGAGGGCACCGCGGCCGGCGACCGCTACAAGGAACGCGTCGAGCCTGCCGCCATGAACGTCCTCATCAAGGCCGGTCTGGCGGGTGTGCTGGGCTTCCTCGCCCTGCTCGCCTCCATCGTCGTCTCCGCCCGGGTCGCCCGCGATCTGATCCACGACCTCTCCGGTCTGCGCAAGGAGGCCCATGAGGCCTCCGGTGTACGGCTGCCCAGCGTGATGCGCCGGCTCGCCGCCGGGGAGCAGGTGGACGTCGAGACCGAGGCGCCGCGCCTGGAATACGAGAAGGACGAGATCGGCCAGGTCGGACTGGCCCTCAACACCCTGCAGCGCGCCGCGGTGGAAGCCGCCGTCAAGCAGGCCGAGATGCGTCGAGGCATCTCCGAGGTCTTCGTCAATCTGGCCCGTCGCAACCAGGTCCTGCTCCACCGTCAGCTCACACTGCTGGACACCATGGAGCGCCGCACCGAGGACACCGAGGAACTCGCGGACCTGTTCCGGCTCGACCACCTCACCACCCGCATGCGCCGCCACGCCGAAGGCCTGGTGATTCTGTCCGGTGCCTCCCCGTCCCGGCAGTGGCGCAAGCCGATCCAGCTGATGGACGTCGTACGGGCCGCGGTCGCCGAGGTCGAGGACTACGAGCGGATCGAGGTCCGCCGCCTCCCCCGCATCGGGGTGAGCGGCCCCGCGGTCGCCGACCTGACCCATCTGATCGCCGAACTCCTCGAGAACGCCACGGTCTTCTCGCCCCCGCACACCGCCGTCCAGGTGCTCGGCGAGCGGGTCGCCAACGGTTTCACCCTGGAGATCCACGACCGTGGACTCGGCATGACGCCCGAGGCCCTGCTCGACGCCAACCTCCGGCTCGCGGAGACTCCCGAGTTCGAGCTGTCGGACACGGACCGGCTCGGCCTGTTCGTGGTGAGCCGGCTCGCCCAGCGGCAGAACGTCCGGGTCTCCCTCCAGACTTCGCCCTACGGCGGTACCACTGCCGTCGTCTTCATCCCGGCCGCGCTGCTCACCGACGCCCCGGACACCAACGGGGTCGGCTTCCGCCTCGATCGCAAGGCGGCCGACCAGCCCGTGGACCGTACCGCCCCGGACGGCCGGCGCGGCACACTCTCCCCGCTTCCCGTGGGCGCCCCGGCACCCTCCCTGCTGGACGGCCCGGTCGAACTCGAGCCGCCGGTGGGCGCGCTGGACTTCGACGAGACGGACCGACTCGGTGTACTCACCCCCCTGGACACCCCGGAGAGCGCGCGCGGCGGTCTGCTGAGCGCGGCCAGGCGCGATTCCGCAGCCGACCGCGAAGAACACACTCAGGCCGACGACGAGACCGACGAACCGGGCGCCTCGGTACGCTCCATCTCCGGCCCCGTGCCGCTGCCGCGCCGCCGCAGGACGCCCACGCTGGTCAGCGACCGCGGCCGCCGGGTGGACACGAAGGCCCGCACGCACTCCATGCCACCGGCCGAACCGGTCCGCGAGCCCGTCCGGGAGTCCCGGGCGGACGACGGACCGGCGCTCGGCGGGCTGCCCCGCAGGGTCCGTCAGGCCAGCCTCGCGCCGCAGCTGAAGGCGGACGCGGCGGCGCGGAGGGACGGACACCAGAGCACGGACGCGCCGCATCACACCGACTGCGACGCGGAAGAAGTACGCGCCCGCATGACCTCGCTCCAGCGGGGTTGGCAGCGCGGCCGTCGGCAGAACGCCGAGCAAGCCGCGGCGGGCGACCCAGCACACGGAAACACACCGGAGGGGGACGGTCGATGA